One segment of Archangium lipolyticum DNA contains the following:
- a CDS encoding SDR family NAD(P)-dependent oxidoreductase produces MENAMQLDLKGRSALVTGGSRGIGRAITLALARQGVNVVTCYRRESEAVESLAREARVLGNVELVQADVSREEEVVRLLEKCRERLGRLDIVVNNAGAISHVPLSDLTQTEWHRMLDTNLTSVFLVIREALPLLSDGASVINVGSSVATRGMAAGAHYTASKAGLIGLTRSLCKELGPRGIRVNTLAPGIIETDMVSRLTPEQRKKYEAMSAVGRLGQADDIAGAVLYLASDLSRFVSGVTLEVNGGI; encoded by the coding sequence ATGGAGAACGCAATGCAGCTCGATTTGAAGGGTAGGAGTGCACTGGTCACCGGCGGTTCCCGAGGCATCGGGCGCGCCATCACGCTCGCGCTCGCACGGCAGGGAGTCAACGTGGTGACCTGCTACCGGCGGGAGAGCGAGGCGGTGGAGTCGCTGGCCCGGGAGGCCAGGGTGCTCGGGAACGTGGAGCTCGTCCAGGCGGACGTGAGCCGGGAGGAGGAGGTGGTCCGGCTGCTCGAGAAGTGCCGCGAGCGCCTCGGAAGGCTGGACATCGTGGTGAACAATGCCGGAGCGATCAGCCACGTCCCCCTGTCCGATCTCACCCAGACGGAGTGGCATCGGATGCTGGACACCAACCTCACGTCCGTCTTCCTGGTCATCCGTGAAGCACTGCCCCTCCTGTCGGACGGGGCCTCGGTGATCAACGTCGGGTCGAGTGTCGCCACGCGCGGGATGGCGGCCGGTGCACATTACACGGCCTCGAAGGCGGGTCTCATCGGCCTGACCCGCTCGTTGTGCAAGGAGTTGGGGCCGCGAGGCATCCGCGTCAACACCCTGGCACCGGGCATCATCGAGACAGACATGGTGTCCAGGCTGACGCCCGAGCAGCGCAAGAAGTACGAGGCCATGTCCGCGGTGGGCCGGCTCGGCCAGGCGGACGACATCGCCGGTGCGGTGCTCTACCTGGCCAGCGATCTCTCCCGGTTCGTTTCTGGAGTCACTCTCGAAGTCAATGGAGGCATCTGA
- a CDS encoding SRPBCC family protein → MIGYTDNSITIRAPMNLVWRMTNDLESWPDLFSEYASVEILNRDGQTVRFRLTMHPDQNGKIWSWVSERTLEPETRTVRAHRVEPGPFEYMRIQWSYSEVEDGIEMRWVQQFKMRPDAPVSDEAMTQHINRNSVIQMGRIKRLVEEAAAAQVGQAPAVAAQQA, encoded by the coding sequence ATGATTGGGTATACCGACAATTCGATCACCATCCGCGCCCCCATGAACCTGGTCTGGCGGATGACCAATGATCTCGAGTCCTGGCCCGACCTGTTCAGCGAGTACGCCTCCGTCGAGATCCTGAATCGGGACGGCCAGACGGTGCGCTTCCGGCTGACCATGCACCCCGACCAGAACGGGAAGATCTGGAGCTGGGTGTCCGAGCGCACCCTGGAGCCAGAGACCCGAACGGTGCGCGCGCATCGTGTCGAGCCCGGCCCATTCGAATACATGCGCATCCAGTGGTCCTACAGCGAGGTCGAGGACGGCATCGAGATGCGCTGGGTGCAGCAGTTCAAGATGAGACCGGATGCGCCCGTGAGTGACGAGGCGATGACCCAGCACATCAACCGGAACTCGGTCATCCAGATGGGTCGCATCAAGCGTCTGGTGGAAGAGGCAGCCGCGGCCCAGGTGGGGCAGGCGCCCGCCGTGGCGGCTCAGCAGGCATGA